A DNA window from Drosophila sechellia strain sech25 chromosome X, ASM438219v1, whole genome shotgun sequence contains the following coding sequences:
- the LOC6618942 gene encoding probable peroxisomal acyl-coenzyme A oxidase 1: MHKESRYINWQLIFNFGSLITIFLCYLRPWRPGCHVSSCRSVSCSHQLLSAIESFDRRSSEIPQKSKTLRKERSGRRDRAIMSVNADLQRERAAATLDSEDFARWWAGGSWQLEERRALERRFYEDPDFAEPVHPSCLSYKERYQQTVARSTRFLAKLRQWQQEKQPQLQLSVNMLRDFRLLLSGSLGTGLFQQSFPLRVHFSMFMTTLLSQGTEEQQAQWLNRSWHMDGVLGTYAQTELGHGTFVRGLETRADYDPITQEFILNTPTQSSYKWWPGGLGNTANVAIVLAQLYVKGKHYGLQSFVVRIRDERTHEPLTGVDVGDIGPRLGGNGVNNGFLGLRDVRIPRNQMLMKNAQVLNDGTFVQGRPPLLLYGTMVYVRVITLKDVLFGLLQAATIATRYSVVRRQSRINSDQPEVSVLDHITQQAKILPQIARGVSYRLVSDWLWRFYEDVLRQLEDESTAGRNSLPELHALSCCLKAVASDEASEGVDLLRKSCGGHGFLSSANFDSIYGLTAAAYTYEGEYTVLLLQTARFLVRQYVDSLKRKVLPSSVSYLRDTSRLVWGKNLAANCVRALEISAMEQVRQAWQTQKTHQSSKVSAEMASNLAGRQLTSAAIAHAHAFFTRNALEQVEALRKKGDLSPNVSLVLSQLVELFVIDTFLRQSGCVLRWNNGITGTQLRFVERRFEELLAKLRPNAVALVDGFDFHDRVLGSTLGCHDGRVYERLMEEARRNPVNQEPVNSSFHNHLLPMMRGKL; the protein is encoded by the exons ATGCATAAAGAATCCCGGTATATTAATTGGCAACTGATCTTTAATTTCGGCTCACTGATAACCATATTCCTCTGCTATCTCCGCCCTTGGCGACCTGGCTGCCATGTTTCGAGCTGCAGAAGTGTTTCTTGCAGCCACCAACTGCTCAGTGCAATCGAGTCGTTCGACCGGAGAAGTTCCGAAATCCCGCAGAAAAGTAAAACTCTGAGGAAAGAGAGATCGGGAAGGAGAGATAGAGCGATCATGTCTGTGAATGCGGATCTGCAGAGGGAGCGGGCGGCGGCCACCTTGGACAGCGAGGACTTTGCCCGCTGGTGGGCGGGGGGCTCTTGGCAGCTGGAGGAGCGCCGCGCCCTGGAAAGGCGTTTCTATGAGGATCCCGACTTCGCGGAGCCAGTGCATCCGAGCTGTCTGTCGTACAAGGAGCGCTACCAGCAGACCGTAGCCCGATCCACCCGTTTTCTGGCCAAACTGCGTCAATGGCAGCAGGAGAAGCAGCCACAACTCCAGCTTAGTGTAAATATGCTGAGAGACTTTCGGCTGCTACTCTCCGGTTCCCTGGGCACAGGGCTCTTCCAGCAGAGCTTCCCCCTTCGGGTGCACTTCTCCATGTTCATGACCACCTTGCTGAGCCAGGGAACCGAGGAGCAGCAGGCCCAGTGGCTCAATCGATCTTGGCACATGGACGGCGTCCTGGGCACCTATGCCCAAACGGAGCTGGGCCACGGCACCTTTGTCCGTGGCCTGGAAACCCGAGCCGACTACGATCCCATCACGCAGGAATTCATCCTGAACACGCCAACGCAAAGTTCTTACAAGTGGTGGCCCGGCGGACTTGGTAATACCGCCAATGTGGCCATTGTGCTGGCCCAGCTATATGTGAAGGGCAAACATTATGGCTTGCAATCATTTGTGGTGAGGATCAGGGACGAGAGGACACACGAACCGCTGACTGGAGTCGATGTGGGCGATATAGGACCTCGCTTGGGGGGCAATGGCGTTAACAACGGCTTCCTGGGACTCCGCGACGTGCGGATACCGCGCAATCAAATGCTGATGAAGAACGCCCAAGTCCTGAACGACGGCACCTTCGTCCAGGGCAGACCCCCGCTGCTGCTCTACGGCACAATGGTCTATGTGCGGGTCATTACCCTGAAGGATGTGCTCTTTGGACTGCTCCAGGCTGCCACCATTGCCACCAG GTATTCCGTGGTGCGTCGCCAGAGCCGGATTAACAGCGACCAGCCGGAGGTCTCTGTTTTGGATCACATCACACAGCAAGCAAAGATTCTACCGCAAATTGCTCGAGGGGTTTCCTATCGCCTGGTGTCCGATTGGCTGTGGCGCTTTTACGAGGACGTACTCCGCCAACTGGAGGATGAAAGCACGGCAGGACGCAACTCCCTGCCGGAGCTGCACGCCCTGAGCTGCTGCCTCAAGGCGGTGGCCAGCGACGAGGCCAGCGAGGGCGTTGATCTGCTGCGCAAGAGTTGCGGTGGCCACGGATTTCTCTCCTCGGCGAATTTCGATAGCATCTATGGTCTGACCGCAGCCGCATACACCTACGAGGGGGAGTACACGGTACTCCTGCTGCAGACAGCTCGTTTCCTCGTCCGCCAATATGTGGATAGCTTGAAACGCAAGGTGCTGCCCTCCAGTGTCTCCTATTTAAGGGATACATCCCGTTTGGTTTGGGGCAAGAATCTGGCTGCTAATTGTGTGCGAGCTCTGGAAATTTCAGCCATGGAGCAGGTGCGTCAGGCCTGGCAAACCCAGAAGACGCATCAGTCCAGCAAGGTGAGTGCCGAGATGGCCAGCAATCTGGCTGGAAGGCAACTAACCTCGGCTGCCATAGCCCATGCTCACGCATTCTTCACACGCAATGCGCTAGAGCAAGTTGAAGCACTTCGAAAGAAGGGCGATCTTAGCCCGAATGTCTCCCTCGTCTTGAGCCAACTGGTGGAGCTTTTCGTCATCGATACATTCCTGCGACAGTCGGGATGCGTGCTGCGTTGGAACAACGGCATCACTGGCACCCAACTGCGCTTCGTGGAGCGTCGCTTTGAGGAGCTGCTGGCCAAGCTGCGACCAAATGCGGTGGCTCTGGTGGACGGATTCGATTTCCACGATCGTGTCCTTGGCTCCACGCTGGGCTGTCACGATGGCCGGGTGTACGAGCGACTCATGGAGGAGGCACGCCGGAATCCGGTCAACCAGGAGCCGGTCAACTCGTCTTTCCACAACCACTTGTTGCCCATGATGCGGGGAAAGCTGTGA
- the LOC6618943 gene encoding leucine-rich repeat-containing protein 57 yields the protein MGNKQIKQHLETAQKTGILKISLQRLQEFPPQLRAYPNVLKTLDLSENRFERVPDELGKLTLIKHLNLSGNRLVELNEVVGELAKLEVLLLMDNMLTRLPKTLANCTHLKTVNLSNNQLKEFPSMLCGLKQLDVLDLSRNKITDVPADVGGLFVTELNLNQNQISSLAEDVADCPKLKTLRLEENCLQAAAFTPKILKDSKICNLAVDGNLFNSKQFTDLDGYEVYMERYTAVRKKMF from the coding sequence ATGGGCAATAAACAGATAAAACAACATTTGGAGACGGCCCAGAAGACGGGCATCCTGAAGATATCCTTGCAGCGGCTGCAAGAATTCCCACCGCAGCTTAGGGCCTACCCGAATGTCCTCAAAACCCTGGATCTCTCCGAGAATCGCTTCGAACGTGTACCCGACGAACTGGGCAAGCTGACGCTAATCAAGCACCTCAATCTAAGCGggaatcgactggtggaactCAACGAGGTGGTGGGCGAACTGGCCAAGCTGGaggtgctgttgctgatggACAATATGCTGACAAGGCTGCCCAAAACCCTGGCCAACTGCACGCACCTGAAGACCGTAAACCTGAGCAACAATCAGCTGAAGGAGTTCCCCTCCATGCTGTGCGGTCTGAAGCAGCTGGATGTCCTGGACCTGTCCAGGAACAAGATCACCGATGTGCCGGCTGATGTGGGCGGACTGTTTGTGACCGAACTGAACCTCAACCAGAACCAAATATCCTCGCTGGCGGAGGACGTTGCCGATTGTCCCAAGCTGAAGACACTGCGGCTCGAGGAGAACTGCCTTCAGGCAGCGGCCTTTACACCCAAGATCCTCAAGGACTCGAAGATCTGCAACCTGGCCGTCGACGGCAACCTTTTCAACTCGAAACAGTTCACCGATCTCGATGGCTACGAGGTCTACATGGAGCGCTATACGGCGGTCAGGAAGAAGATGTTCTAG